A stretch of the Ostrea edulis chromosome 9, xbOstEdul1.1, whole genome shotgun sequence genome encodes the following:
- the LOC125658870 gene encoding pseudouridylate synthase 1 homolog isoform X1, whose amino-acid sequence MIRTLKKLWNYSLKMSEVATAVSMKRKAEEGSESSKKVKNCKKEPVPQMQGNPNAKRKVVVLIAYNGKGYHGIQRNPPYPSIEEEILKALLSVNAITQEHYDKPGVVHFQRAARTDKHVSAASNILSLKMVTNVENFTEKVNEALPEQIRLFGFKRTTKGFDCKTQCTGRTYMYVLPTYALAPLEMNVTDEYRVTEEVLTHVNAVLKLYAGTHNFHNFTSGIKPTEQKAKRYIIAFECGQPYVREGLEFVTCKVRGQSFMLHHIRKMIGLMIAIVKGYCKEDVLELAWGPEKVDVPKAPGLGLLLNELYFDGYNKKWGRDGLHEAIEWSEYEEELEKFKEDYILPEIYKGEKNDRVMWDWLKTLHMHTFDVESKNKRRHRNEAFDCQDGCEGNTERSKEDEDSNQNQGTMLAENQSQSVEKSTENQSESVEKSTEDQKESVGKNSEPFKETKSQDVLTSSFGGEDGKESDTGKI is encoded by the exons ATGATAAGGACATTGAAAAAGCTGTGGAATTATAGTCTTAAGATGAGTGAAGTTGCCACAGCGGTCAGCATG AAACGGAAAGCAGAGGAGGGATCAGAATCGTCAAAAAAAGTGAAAAACTGTAAAAAG GAACCTGTTCCTCAGATGCAAGGCAACCCCAATGCAAAGAGAAAAGTAGTTGTTCTGATCGCTTATAATGGCAAAGGATATCATGGGATTCAAAG AAACCCACCTTATCCATCTATTGAGGAGGAGATACTAAAGGCTCTGCTTAGTGTCAATGCTATCACTCAAGAACACTACGATAAACCGGGTGTT GTACATTTTCAGCGAGCAGCAAGGACAGACAAACATGTTTCAGCGGCCAGCAACATACTCTCTCTCAAG atggtGACAAATGTGGAGAACTTTACAGAAAAGGTGAACGAGGCACTGCCAGAACAGATCCGATTATTTG GTTTTAAGAGGACAACGAAGGGTTTTGACTGTAAAACTCAGTGTACAGGCCgcacctacatgtatgttttaccTACCTACGCACTCGCCCCACTGGAAATG aaTGTCACAGACGAATACCGAGTAACAG AGGAAGTTCTGACACATGTGAATGCTGTATTAAAGTTATACGCTGGAACCCACAACTTCCATAATTTCACCTCAGGCAT AAAACCTACAGAACAGAAAGCCAAACGATACATCATCGCTTTTGAG TGTGGGCAGCCTTATGTCAGAGAAGGTCTAGAATTTGTTACTTGTAAAGTTCGTGGCCAAAGCTTCATGCTGCATCATATCAGGAAAATGATAG GGCTGATGATCGCAATAGTAAAAGGCTACTGCAAGGAGGATGTGCTTGAGTTGGCATGGGGACCAGAAAAG GTGGATGTACCAAAGGCTCCGGGATTAGGCTTACTGCTAAATGAG CTGTATTTTGATGGTTACAACAAGAAGTGGGGAAGAGATGGACTTCATGAGGCAATTGAGTGGTCTGAATATGAG GAGGAGCTGGAGAAATTCAAAGAGGACTATATAttacctgaaatttacaaaggGGAGAAAAATGATAGAGT TATGTGGGACTGGTTAAAAACATTACACATGCATACCTTTGACGTAGAGAGCAAGAATAAAAGACGACACAGAAATGAG GCCTTTGACTGCCAAGACGGTTGTGAGGGAAACACTGAGAGATCAAAGGAAGATGAAGATTCAAACCAAAACCAGGGCACTATGTTGGCAGAAAATCAGAGCCAAAGTGTAGAAAAATCGACAGAAAATCAGAGTGAAAGTGTAGAAAAGTCAACAGAAGATCAGAAGGAAAGTGTTGGAAAGAACTCTGAACCTTTTAAGGAAACAAAATCTCAGGACGTTTTGACAAGTAGTTTTGGTGGTGAAGATGGCAAGGAATCAGACACTGGAAAAATATAA
- the LOC125658870 gene encoding pseudouridylate synthase 1 homolog isoform X2 yields MQGNPNAKRKVVVLIAYNGKGYHGIQRNPPYPSIEEEILKALLSVNAITQEHYDKPGVVHFQRAARTDKHVSAASNILSLKMVTNVENFTEKVNEALPEQIRLFGFKRTTKGFDCKTQCTGRTYMYVLPTYALAPLEMNVTDEYRVTEEVLTHVNAVLKLYAGTHNFHNFTSGIKPTEQKAKRYIIAFECGQPYVREGLEFVTCKVRGQSFMLHHIRKMIGLMIAIVKGYCKEDVLELAWGPEKVDVPKAPGLGLLLNELYFDGYNKKWGRDGLHEAIEWSEYEEELEKFKEDYILPEIYKGEKNDRVMWDWLKTLHMHTFDVESKNKRRHRNEAFDCQDGCEGNTERSKEDEDSNQNQGTMLAENQSQSVEKSTENQSESVEKSTEDQKESVGKNSEPFKETKSQDVLTSSFGGEDGKESDTGKI; encoded by the exons ATGCAAGGCAACCCCAATGCAAAGAGAAAAGTAGTTGTTCTGATCGCTTATAATGGCAAAGGATATCATGGGATTCAAAG AAACCCACCTTATCCATCTATTGAGGAGGAGATACTAAAGGCTCTGCTTAGTGTCAATGCTATCACTCAAGAACACTACGATAAACCGGGTGTT GTACATTTTCAGCGAGCAGCAAGGACAGACAAACATGTTTCAGCGGCCAGCAACATACTCTCTCTCAAG atggtGACAAATGTGGAGAACTTTACAGAAAAGGTGAACGAGGCACTGCCAGAACAGATCCGATTATTTG GTTTTAAGAGGACAACGAAGGGTTTTGACTGTAAAACTCAGTGTACAGGCCgcacctacatgtatgttttaccTACCTACGCACTCGCCCCACTGGAAATG aaTGTCACAGACGAATACCGAGTAACAG AGGAAGTTCTGACACATGTGAATGCTGTATTAAAGTTATACGCTGGAACCCACAACTTCCATAATTTCACCTCAGGCAT AAAACCTACAGAACAGAAAGCCAAACGATACATCATCGCTTTTGAG TGTGGGCAGCCTTATGTCAGAGAAGGTCTAGAATTTGTTACTTGTAAAGTTCGTGGCCAAAGCTTCATGCTGCATCATATCAGGAAAATGATAG GGCTGATGATCGCAATAGTAAAAGGCTACTGCAAGGAGGATGTGCTTGAGTTGGCATGGGGACCAGAAAAG GTGGATGTACCAAAGGCTCCGGGATTAGGCTTACTGCTAAATGAG CTGTATTTTGATGGTTACAACAAGAAGTGGGGAAGAGATGGACTTCATGAGGCAATTGAGTGGTCTGAATATGAG GAGGAGCTGGAGAAATTCAAAGAGGACTATATAttacctgaaatttacaaaggGGAGAAAAATGATAGAGT TATGTGGGACTGGTTAAAAACATTACACATGCATACCTTTGACGTAGAGAGCAAGAATAAAAGACGACACAGAAATGAG GCCTTTGACTGCCAAGACGGTTGTGAGGGAAACACTGAGAGATCAAAGGAAGATGAAGATTCAAACCAAAACCAGGGCACTATGTTGGCAGAAAATCAGAGCCAAAGTGTAGAAAAATCGACAGAAAATCAGAGTGAAAGTGTAGAAAAGTCAACAGAAGATCAGAAGGAAAGTGTTGGAAAGAACTCTGAACCTTTTAAGGAAACAAAATCTCAGGACGTTTTGACAAGTAGTTTTGGTGGTGAAGATGGCAAGGAATCAGACACTGGAAAAATATAA